One genomic segment of Streptomyces liangshanensis includes these proteins:
- a CDS encoding MFS transporter, with protein MTSAPPHSSPGATRVAGALASTVSDSKWKPATWILLIVLCGALFLDGLDLTMVGVALPDIGRDLHLSASSLQWIVSGYVLGYGSLLLLGGRASDLLGRRRVFLAALCVFGAASVVSTFVDSDILLIALRFIKGASAAFTVPAGLSIINTTFTEGKARSRAMGIYAACGASGFSLGLIFGGLLTELNWRLTFLVPGPIALALVVAGLRVIPRVPREKLSLSGLDLRGAVTCTAALLLLVYAVVEAPTHGWGSLSTIGLLALSVALMAVFVVLERRHATPLLRLGILRSAPLVHANISAAVMFGGYVAFQFLVTLYVQNSLGWSPIHMALAFLPGGLIVVLSGSKIPLLLERFSTVKLLLAGLLAFAAAYALFLRVSPGQAYANFMLPTILLLGVGFALCFPAVNVQATAGVKDEEQGLASGILNSSLQIGGAIVLAVVTAILGTGTTHIQHAQLLPHMKAAIGVTVGITIFALLVTVVQYTRNRRQEAAAVEAEPSERPEYSEV; from the coding sequence ATGACCTCTGCACCTCCTCACTCCTCCCCGGGTGCGACCCGCGTCGCGGGCGCGCTCGCGTCCACCGTCAGCGACTCCAAGTGGAAACCGGCGACCTGGATCCTCCTGATCGTCCTCTGCGGAGCGCTCTTCCTCGACGGTCTCGACCTCACGATGGTCGGGGTCGCCCTGCCGGACATCGGCAGGGACCTGCACCTGTCGGCCAGTTCGCTGCAATGGATCGTCAGCGGCTACGTCCTCGGGTACGGAAGCCTCCTGCTGCTCGGCGGCAGGGCGTCCGACCTGCTGGGGCGCCGGCGCGTCTTCCTCGCCGCCTTGTGCGTGTTCGGGGCGGCATCCGTCGTCAGTACCTTCGTCGACAGCGACATCCTTCTCATCGCCCTGCGCTTCATCAAGGGCGCGTCGGCCGCCTTCACCGTCCCGGCGGGGCTGTCGATCATCAACACCACCTTCACCGAGGGCAAGGCGCGAAGCCGCGCCATGGGGATCTACGCCGCCTGCGGCGCGAGCGGCTTCTCCCTGGGCCTGATCTTCGGCGGCCTGCTCACCGAGCTGAACTGGCGGCTCACCTTCCTCGTCCCCGGACCGATCGCCCTCGCGCTGGTCGTCGCCGGACTGAGGGTCATCCCGCGCGTCCCGAGGGAGAAGCTCAGCCTCTCCGGGCTGGACCTCCGCGGCGCGGTGACCTGCACCGCGGCGCTGCTGCTCCTGGTGTACGCGGTGGTGGAGGCGCCCACGCACGGCTGGGGCAGTCTCTCCACGATCGGGCTGCTGGCGCTGAGCGTGGCGCTGATGGCGGTGTTCGTCGTCCTCGAACGCAGGCACGCCACCCCGCTGCTGCGGCTGGGCATCCTGCGCTCGGCACCGCTGGTCCACGCGAACATCTCGGCGGCGGTGATGTTCGGCGGCTACGTCGCCTTCCAGTTCCTGGTGACGCTGTACGTGCAGAACTCGCTCGGCTGGTCGCCCATCCACATGGCCCTGGCCTTCCTGCCCGGGGGACTGATCGTGGTCCTCAGCGGCTCGAAGATCCCCCTCCTGCTGGAGCGGTTCAGCACGGTCAAGCTCCTCCTCGCGGGCCTGCTGGCCTTCGCGGCCGCCTACGCCCTGTTCCTGCGCGTCAGTCCCGGGCAGGCGTACGCGAACTTCATGCTGCCCACGATCCTGCTGCTCGGCGTCGGCTTCGCGCTCTGCTTCCCGGCGGTGAACGTGCAGGCCACGGCCGGTGTGAAGGACGAGGAGCAAGGGCTCGCCTCGGGCATCCTGAACTCCAGCCTCCAGATCGGCGGCGCGATAGTCCTGGCGGTCGTCACCGCGATCCTGGGCACCGGGACGACCCACATCCAGCACGCGCAGCTCCTGCCGCACATGAAGGCCGCGATCGGCGTCACCGTCGGCATCACGATCTTCGCGCTGCTGGTGACCGTCGTCCAGTACACCCGTAACCGGCGCCAGGAGGCGGCGGCCGTCGAGGCCGAGCCGAGCGAGCGCCCCGAGTACTCGGAGGTATGA
- the sigJ gene encoding RNA polymerase sigma factor SigJ, with product MDEPLAGTSPADDFLAERFEAHRPHLRAVAYRMLGSLTEADDAVQEAWLRLGRTDSTRIESLGAWLTTVVGRVCLDLLRTRASRREEPWDGVYVPDPVVSRENGVDPEQEALLADSVGLALLVVLETLAPAERLAFVLHDMFAVPFEDIAPLVGRTPTAARQLASRARRRVRGTPTVPDADLGRQREVVDAFLAASRGGDFDALVALLDPGVVMRADHGSAPARGLREIHGAKAVADQSLTFSRLGAGGGGVLRRALVNGAAGLVVSREGRPLSVLGFTVAAGRIVEIDILADPERLARLDLTVLD from the coding sequence ATGGACGAACCCCTCGCCGGAACCTCCCCCGCCGACGACTTTCTCGCGGAACGCTTCGAGGCCCACCGCCCCCACCTGCGCGCCGTGGCCTACCGGATGCTCGGCTCGCTGACCGAGGCCGACGACGCCGTACAGGAAGCCTGGCTGCGGCTCGGCCGTACCGACAGCACCCGCATCGAGAGCCTGGGCGCCTGGCTGACCACCGTGGTCGGACGGGTCTGCCTGGACCTGCTGCGCACCCGCGCCTCCCGCCGCGAGGAACCGTGGGACGGGGTGTACGTCCCCGACCCGGTGGTCAGCCGGGAGAACGGCGTCGACCCCGAGCAGGAGGCGCTGCTCGCCGACTCGGTCGGGCTGGCACTGCTCGTGGTGCTGGAGACCCTCGCCCCGGCGGAGCGGCTCGCGTTTGTCCTGCACGACATGTTCGCCGTGCCCTTCGAGGACATCGCCCCGCTCGTCGGCCGTACGCCGACCGCCGCCCGGCAGCTCGCCAGCCGGGCCCGTCGCCGCGTCCGGGGAACGCCGACCGTTCCGGACGCGGACCTCGGCCGGCAGCGGGAGGTGGTCGACGCCTTCCTGGCCGCCTCGCGCGGCGGGGACTTCGACGCGCTCGTCGCCCTGCTCGACCCCGGGGTCGTGATGCGGGCCGACCACGGCTCCGCGCCGGCGCGCGGCCTCCGCGAGATCCACGGCGCGAAGGCGGTGGCGGACCAGTCGCTCACGTTCTCCCGCCTCGGCGCCGGGGGCGGCGGTGTCCTGCGGCGGGCCCTCGTCAACGGGGCCGCCGGCCTGGTCGTCTCCCGCGAGGGGCGGCCGCTCTCGGTCCTGGGCTTCACGGTCGCGGCCGGCCGGATCGTGGAGATCGACATCCTCGCCGACCCGGAACGACTGGCCCGGCTCGACCTCACGGTCCTGGACTGA
- the uraD gene encoding 2-oxo-4-hydroxy-4-carboxy-5-ureidoimidazoline decarboxylase has protein sequence MTHRPPPGLARFNVSSDRAALATLREVCASSAWGRRLLAHRPYATLDALLTAADTAVAALTADDLAEAMAGHPPIGRPAPGDPVSSREQRGMAGASDALKAEMLELNLAYQETFGHVFLICATGATGERMRDALRTRIGHTPAEEREIVRTELGKINRIRLTRLVHEGD, from the coding sequence GTGACGCACCGGCCACCCCCGGGCCTCGCCCGGTTCAACGTCTCGTCCGACCGTGCGGCCCTGGCCACCCTCCGCGAGGTGTGCGCCAGTTCGGCGTGGGGGAGGCGGCTGCTCGCCCACCGTCCGTACGCCACCCTGGACGCCCTCCTCACCGCCGCGGACACCGCCGTGGCGGCGCTGACGGCGGACGACCTGGCCGAGGCGATGGCCGGACACCCGCCGATCGGCCGCCCCGCGCCGGGCGACCCGGTCTCCTCCCGCGAACAGCGGGGGATGGCCGGCGCCTCCGACGCGCTGAAGGCCGAGATGCTCGAACTGAACCTGGCCTACCAGGAGACGTTCGGCCATGTCTTCCTGATCTGCGCCACCGGCGCGACCGGCGAGCGGATGCGCGACGCGCTCAGGACCCGGATCGGCCACACGCCCGCCGAGGAGCGCGAGATCGTGCGCACCGAACTGGGCAAGATCAACCGCATCCGGCTGACCCGTCTCGTCCACGAAGGAGACTGA
- a CDS encoding 8-oxoguanine deaminase: MAAPRVPRIVIENCAVATVDAHDTEYASGHVVIAGHRIESVGAGPAPAGLENVVRRVDGTGHLLTPGLVNTHHHFYQWITRGLATDHNLFDWLVALYPVWARIDEPMLRAAARGSLAMMARGGVTTAMDHHYVYPRGAGDLTGAIVESATETGVRFTLARGSMDRGQTDGGLPPDFAVESLDGALAATEEAVDRYHDSSFDAMTQIAVAPCSPFSVSTELLKLGAELARRKGVRLHTHGSETVEEERFCEERFGMGPTDYFESTGWLGDDVWMAHCVHMNDADIAAFARTGTGVAHCPSSNARLAAGIARVPDMLAAGIPVGLGVDGTASNESGELHTELRNALLVNRLGAHREAALTARQALRLGTHGGARVLGRADQIGSIEAGKLADLVLWKMDTLAHSSIADPVSALVLGAAAPVTLSLVNGRTVVEDNHLTTVDEDAVARSARSEARRLARIAGHD; encoded by the coding sequence ATGGCGGCACCGCGCGTCCCGCGCATCGTCATCGAGAACTGCGCCGTCGCGACCGTGGACGCGCACGACACCGAGTACGCCTCGGGCCACGTCGTGATCGCCGGCCACCGGATCGAGTCGGTCGGCGCGGGCCCCGCCCCCGCCGGCCTGGAGAACGTCGTCCGGCGCGTCGACGGCACCGGGCACCTCCTGACGCCCGGCCTCGTCAACACCCACCACCACTTCTACCAGTGGATCACCCGCGGACTCGCCACCGACCACAACCTCTTCGACTGGCTGGTCGCGCTCTACCCGGTCTGGGCGCGCATCGACGAGCCGATGCTCCGCGCCGCCGCCCGCGGGTCCCTCGCCATGATGGCGCGCGGCGGGGTCACCACCGCCATGGACCACCACTATGTCTACCCGCGCGGCGCCGGCGACCTGACGGGCGCGATCGTGGAGTCCGCGACCGAGACCGGCGTCCGGTTCACCCTCGCCCGTGGGTCCATGGACCGGGGGCAGACGGACGGCGGCCTGCCACCGGACTTCGCCGTCGAGTCCCTGGACGGCGCCCTCGCCGCCACCGAGGAGGCCGTCGACCGCTACCACGACTCCTCCTTCGACGCGATGACCCAGATCGCGGTGGCGCCCTGCTCCCCCTTCTCCGTCTCCACCGAACTCCTCAAGCTGGGCGCCGAGTTGGCCCGCCGTAAAGGGGTCAGGCTGCACACGCACGGCAGTGAGACCGTCGAGGAGGAGCGGTTCTGCGAGGAGCGCTTCGGGATGGGTCCCACCGACTACTTCGAGTCGACCGGCTGGCTCGGCGACGACGTGTGGATGGCCCACTGCGTGCACATGAACGACGCCGACATCGCCGCCTTCGCCCGTACCGGCACCGGTGTCGCCCACTGCCCCTCCTCCAACGCCCGCCTGGCCGCCGGGATCGCGCGGGTGCCCGACATGCTCGCCGCCGGCATCCCCGTCGGCCTCGGCGTCGACGGCACGGCGTCCAACGAATCGGGCGAACTCCACACCGAACTGCGCAACGCCCTCCTGGTCAACCGTCTGGGGGCCCACCGCGAGGCCGCTCTGACGGCCCGTCAGGCGTTGCGCCTCGGGACGCACGGCGGGGCGCGGGTGCTGGGCCGCGCCGACCAGATCGGCTCGATCGAGGCGGGCAAACTCGCCGACCTCGTGCTCTGGAAGATGGACACCCTCGCCCACTCCTCCATCGCCGACCCGGTGTCCGCGCTGGTCCTCGGCGCCGCCGCCCCCGTCACCCTCTCCCTCGTCAACGGACGGACCGTCGTCGAGGACAACCACCTCACCACCGTCGACGAGGACGCCGTCGCCCGCTCCGCCAGGAGCGAGGCCCGGCGCCTCGCCCGGATCGCCGGACACGACTGA
- a CDS encoding chitosanase encodes MSPIRSSRRLKFLPHALLGLTLVAIPATAVANTAPAPAGVTATSAGVRAAAAIGLDDPAKKEIAMQLVSSAENSSLNWKAQYGYIEDIGDGRGYTAGIIGFCSGTHDMLDLVELYTQRVPGNALAKYLPALRAVDGTDSHSGLGSGFVSAWKTAAKDTKFQTAQNDERDRVYFNPAVSRGKSDGVGVLGQFIYYDAIVMHGDGSDGTSFGGIRKRALAKAKPPAQGGNETTWLNAFLDARVWAMEQEEAHSDTSRVDTAQRVFLSKGNLNLNPPLDWKVYGDSFHIG; translated from the coding sequence ATGTCCCCCATACGCTCCTCGCGCCGGCTCAAGTTCCTCCCCCACGCCCTGCTCGGACTCACCCTGGTGGCGATCCCGGCCACCGCCGTGGCGAACACGGCACCCGCCCCCGCCGGCGTCACCGCCACCTCCGCCGGTGTGCGGGCGGCCGCGGCGATCGGGCTGGACGACCCGGCGAAGAAGGAAATCGCCATGCAGCTCGTGTCGAGCGCGGAGAACTCCTCGCTCAACTGGAAGGCGCAGTACGGCTACATCGAGGACATCGGTGACGGCCGCGGCTACACCGCCGGCATCATCGGCTTCTGCTCGGGCACGCACGACATGCTCGATCTCGTCGAGCTCTACACCCAGCGGGTGCCGGGCAACGCGCTCGCCAAGTACCTGCCCGCGCTGCGTGCCGTCGACGGCACGGACTCGCACTCCGGCCTCGGCTCCGGCTTCGTCAGCGCCTGGAAGACGGCCGCCAAGGACACCAAGTTCCAGACCGCGCAGAACGACGAGCGCGACCGCGTCTACTTCAACCCCGCGGTGAGCCGCGGCAAGTCGGACGGCGTCGGCGTGCTCGGCCAGTTCATCTACTACGACGCCATCGTGATGCACGGCGACGGCTCCGACGGCACGAGCTTCGGCGGCATCCGCAAGCGCGCGCTCGCCAAGGCCAAGCCGCCGGCCCAGGGCGGCAACGAGACCACCTGGCTGAACGCCTTCCTCGACGCCCGCGTCTGGGCGATGGAGCAGGAGGAGGCCCACTCGGACACCAGCCGCGTCGACACGGCGCAGCGGGTCTTCCTCAGCAAGGGCAACCTGAACCTGAACCCGCCCCTCGACTGGAAGGTGTACGGGGACAGCTTCCACATCGGCTAG
- a CDS encoding GH92 family glycosyl hydrolase, which translates to MAALGTVLSLAAAVPASAASSAAPPRGEVRDTAAYVDPLIGSTNAGNTYPGAVQPFGMLAWSPQNSRGSQVSTPAPGGYEYGATKIRGFSLTHLNGVGCYGANGDIPVMPYVGDVDSSPTADTTDAKYASSFSHADETAEAGYYKVGLASGASAELTTTPRTGSGRFGFPADKPASMLFRTSNSETGSGDATVRVDAAARTVTGSVSAGNFCGPQSANNRHDLYTLYFTAHFDRPFAKAGTWTDTTLNPGSTSASGGTGYGTNGIPAAGKGSGAYVTFAPGTTEVQAKVAISYVSAAGAEANLKAENPPRETFASVRSRAESAWRNELDKVKVSGGSDARRTTFYTALYHSMLEPTLTSDVDGRYLGADRAPHRLAKGQQAQYGTFSGWDQYRAQVQLMTLLNPRAGSDYAQSLFNYANQRGGEWDRWLLENGKTSVMSGDPSAAALAGIHAFGGRDFDVKGALHSLITAATVPTANDSDSAGCNVECVGQRPALDKYLELGYVPADGCHCWGGAAETLEDAAADHGLSELAGATGDRANQKKFLERSGAWRYVFDANATPQGGYMRDRKADGTWVGGSFSPSTESGFVEGTSARYTWMVYSDVAGLARAMGGNEAAVKRLDAFFRTPDGAFDFSAQDPTRYDPTNEPDINAPYLYDYLGAPWKTQETVRAELDQLWTDQPGGIPGNDDAGTMSSWYVFSALGMYPQVPSRADLVLSAPLFPRAVIRTGHGKKITVNAPGASAENLYVRGLRTDGKKSTKPWVPASFVTRGGTLDYTLGSTPDKAWGSAPADAPPSFREGGVPFFTGTAPGQVKVEPGSAGTGSEVKVQTIEDAATTVHWKATPPDGITVTPSEGDFAVPGGSSGSEKFTVTAAAGARPGFYTVPVTLTSASGTALPRTSLAVTVAARDSVLWNLNNAGISADDTNPQANFDGQGWSYSAKALAGAGAKPGGTVSAGGFDFTWPAVNPGDPDNIEVVGGGAPQVLDVSAASPDATELSLLGSAINGATTGTVTLTYTDGTTQEASIGFSDWTLGGGSQQPSFGNVVAVHTTYRDVSGGGVDQVGTDVFATAPIPLRAGKRLASVTLPGTTDGGVIHVFAVATA; encoded by the coding sequence GTGGCGGCGCTCGGTACGGTCCTCTCCCTGGCCGCCGCCGTCCCCGCGTCGGCCGCCTCGTCCGCCGCCCCGCCCCGGGGCGAGGTGCGGGACACCGCGGCGTACGTCGACCCGCTGATCGGCTCGACCAACGCGGGCAACACCTACCCCGGCGCCGTACAGCCCTTCGGCATGCTGGCGTGGAGCCCGCAGAACTCCCGGGGCAGCCAGGTCTCGACCCCCGCTCCCGGCGGGTACGAGTACGGCGCGACGAAGATCCGCGGTTTCAGCCTCACCCACCTCAACGGCGTGGGCTGTTACGGGGCCAACGGCGACATCCCCGTGATGCCGTACGTCGGCGACGTCGACTCCTCCCCCACGGCCGACACCACCGACGCCAAGTACGCCAGTTCGTTCTCCCACGCGGACGAGACCGCCGAGGCGGGCTACTACAAGGTGGGGCTGGCCAGCGGCGCGTCCGCGGAGCTGACCACCACCCCCCGTACCGGCTCGGGGCGCTTCGGCTTCCCCGCCGACAAGCCCGCCAGCATGCTGTTCCGTACGTCCAACTCGGAGACGGGCAGCGGCGACGCGACCGTCCGGGTGGACGCGGCGGCGCGCACCGTGACCGGCTCGGTCAGCGCGGGCAACTTCTGCGGCCCGCAGAGCGCGAACAACCGCCACGACCTCTACACCCTTTACTTCACCGCCCACTTCGACCGGCCCTTCGCCAAGGCCGGCACCTGGACCGACACCACCCTGAACCCGGGATCGACGTCGGCCTCCGGTGGCACCGGCTACGGCACGAACGGCATCCCGGCGGCGGGCAAGGGCTCGGGCGCCTACGTCACGTTCGCGCCGGGCACCACCGAGGTCCAGGCGAAGGTGGCGATCTCGTACGTCAGCGCGGCCGGCGCGGAGGCCAACCTCAAGGCCGAGAACCCGCCACGCGAGACCTTCGCCTCGGTGCGGTCGCGGGCGGAGTCGGCGTGGCGGAATGAGCTGGACAAGGTCAAGGTGAGCGGCGGCTCGGACGCCCGACGCACCACCTTCTACACGGCGTTGTACCACTCGATGCTGGAACCGACGCTGACCAGCGACGTCGACGGGCGCTACCTCGGCGCGGACCGGGCGCCGCACCGGCTCGCCAAGGGCCAGCAGGCGCAGTACGGGACCTTCTCCGGCTGGGACCAGTACCGCGCGCAGGTGCAGTTGATGACCCTGCTCAACCCGAGGGCGGGCAGCGACTACGCCCAGTCCCTCTTCAACTACGCGAACCAGCGCGGCGGCGAGTGGGACCGCTGGCTGCTGGAGAACGGCAAGACGAGTGTGATGTCCGGCGATCCGTCGGCCGCCGCGCTCGCCGGGATCCACGCCTTCGGGGGCCGCGACTTCGACGTCAAGGGCGCGCTGCACTCCCTGATCACGGCGGCGACCGTGCCGACGGCGAACGACTCGGACAGCGCGGGCTGCAACGTGGAGTGCGTCGGGCAGCGCCCGGCGCTCGACAAGTACCTGGAGCTCGGTTACGTACCGGCGGACGGCTGCCACTGCTGGGGCGGCGCGGCCGAGACCCTGGAGGACGCGGCGGCCGACCACGGCCTGTCGGAACTGGCCGGCGCCACCGGCGACCGCGCGAACCAGAAGAAGTTCCTGGAGCGTTCGGGCGCGTGGCGGTACGTCTTCGACGCGAACGCGACCCCGCAGGGCGGCTACATGCGGGACAGGAAGGCGGACGGCACCTGGGTCGGCGGTTCGTTCTCGCCGAGCACCGAGAGCGGCTTCGTCGAGGGCACCAGCGCCCGGTACACCTGGATGGTCTACTCGGACGTGGCGGGCCTGGCCCGCGCGATGGGCGGCAACGAGGCCGCGGTGAAGCGGCTCGACGCGTTCTTCCGGACCCCGGACGGCGCCTTCGACTTCTCGGCGCAGGACCCCACGCGCTACGACCCCACCAACGAGCCCGACATCAACGCCCCCTACCTCTACGACTACTTGGGGGCGCCCTGGAAGACCCAGGAGACCGTACGCGCCGAGCTGGACCAGCTCTGGACCGACCAGCCGGGCGGCATTCCCGGCAACGACGACGCGGGCACGATGTCGTCCTGGTACGTCTTCTCCGCGCTCGGCATGTACCCGCAGGTGCCCAGCCGGGCCGATCTGGTGCTGTCCGCGCCGCTGTTCCCGCGCGCGGTGATCCGTACCGGACACGGCAAGAAGATCACGGTCAACGCGCCGGGCGCCTCGGCGGAGAACCTGTACGTACGGGGCCTGCGCACCGACGGCAAGAAGTCCACCAAGCCGTGGGTGCCCGCCTCCTTCGTCACGCGCGGCGGCACCCTGGACTACACGCTGGGCAGCACGCCGGACAAGGCCTGGGGCAGCGCCCCGGCCGACGCCCCGCCGTCCTTCCGCGAGGGCGGGGTGCCGTTCTTCACCGGGACCGCGCCCGGCCAGGTGAAGGTCGAGCCGGGGAGCGCGGGGACCGGATCCGAGGTCAAGGTGCAGACGATCGAGGACGCGGCGACCACCGTGCACTGGAAGGCCACCCCGCCCGACGGGATCACGGTGACCCCGTCGGAGGGTGACTTCGCCGTGCCGGGCGGGAGTTCGGGCAGTGAGAAGTTCACCGTCACGGCCGCGGCCGGCGCCCGGCCCGGCTTCTACACGGTGCCGGTGACGCTGACGTCGGCCTCCGGCACGGCCCTGCCGAGGACGTCGCTCGCGGTGACCGTCGCCGCGCGGGACAGCGTGCTGTGGAACCTCAACAACGCGGGCATCTCGGCGGACGACACCAACCCGCAGGCCAACTTCGACGGCCAGGGCTGGAGTTACTCGGCCAAGGCCCTCGCGGGAGCGGGCGCGAAGCCCGGCGGCACGGTCTCGGCGGGCGGCTTCGACTTCACCTGGCCCGCGGTGAACCCGGGCGACCCGGACAACATCGAGGTGGTGGGCGGGGGCGCGCCGCAGGTCCTCGACGTGTCGGCGGCCTCGCCGGACGCGACGGAGCTGAGCCTGCTGGGCAGCGCCATCAACGGCGCGACGACGGGCACGGTGACGCTCACGTACACCGACGGCACGACCCAGGAGGCGTCCATCGGGTTCAGCGACTGGACGCTGGGCGGCGGCAGCCAGCAGCCGTCCTTCGGCAACGTGGTCGCCGTCCACACCACGTACCGGGACGTGTCGGGCGGCGGGGTGGACCAGGTGGGCACGGACGTGTTCGCGACGGCGCCGATCCCGTTGCGGGCGGGCAAGCGGCTCGCGAGCGTGACCCTGCCGGGCACGACCGACGGCGGCGTCATCCACGTCTTCGCGGTGGCGACGGCCTGA
- the pucL gene encoding factor-independent urate hydroxylase yields the protein MPTTLGQNQYGKAENRVVKITRDGATHHIKDLNVSVSLSGDLDDVHHSGSNAHVLPTDTMKNTVYAFAKEHGIESPEQFGIVLARHFVTTRAPIDRARVRIEEYAWERIGTGGGDGGGEAGGERGGHSFVRRGQETRVTQVTFDGERVEVVSGLKDLTVLNSTDSEFWGFAKDQYTTLKEAYDRILATDVSARWRYGWSGGESGEAGAPDWNESYEQSKRHVLTAFAETYSLSLQQTLHRMGTRVLEHRAEIDEIRFSLPNKHHFLVDLAPFGIKNDTPDGAVYLAADRPYGLIEATVLRDGADARIAPDLTTL from the coding sequence ATGCCCACCACGCTCGGACAGAACCAGTACGGCAAGGCGGAGAACCGCGTCGTCAAGATCACGCGGGACGGCGCCACCCACCACATCAAGGACCTGAACGTCTCGGTCTCGCTCTCCGGGGACCTGGACGACGTGCACCACTCCGGTTCCAACGCCCATGTGCTGCCGACCGACACCATGAAAAACACGGTGTACGCGTTCGCCAAGGAGCACGGCATCGAGTCCCCGGAACAGTTCGGCATCGTGCTGGCACGGCACTTCGTGACCACCCGCGCCCCGATCGACCGGGCCCGCGTACGGATCGAGGAGTACGCCTGGGAGCGGATCGGGACCGGGGGCGGGGACGGCGGTGGAGAGGCCGGCGGAGAACGGGGCGGGCACTCCTTCGTCCGCCGGGGGCAGGAGACCCGGGTCACCCAGGTCACCTTCGACGGCGAGCGGGTGGAGGTCGTCTCCGGACTCAAGGACCTCACCGTGCTGAACTCGACCGACTCCGAGTTCTGGGGGTTCGCCAAGGACCAGTACACGACTCTCAAGGAGGCGTACGACCGGATCCTCGCGACCGACGTGTCCGCGCGCTGGCGGTACGGGTGGTCCGGCGGCGAGAGCGGCGAGGCCGGGGCGCCCGACTGGAACGAGTCGTACGAACAGAGCAAGCGCCACGTGCTCACGGCCTTCGCCGAGACCTACTCGCTCTCGCTCCAGCAGACCCTCCACCGGATGGGCACCCGGGTCCTGGAGCACCGCGCCGAGATCGACGAGATCCGGTTCTCGCTCCCCAACAAGCACCACTTCCTCGTCGACCTCGCGCCGTTCGGGATCAAGAACGACACCCCCGACGGAGCCGTCTACCTCGCCGCGGACCGCCCCTACGGCCTGATCGAGGCCACCGTCCTGCGCGACGGCGCCGACGCGCGGATCGCCCCGGACCTCACCACCCTCTGA
- the uraH gene encoding hydroxyisourate hydrolase: MSTRPDPGSEPRDHTPASVSTHILDTSAGRPAPDVAVSLAARGGPGAAWVTLGGARTDADGRCAGLPALPADTTHVRLDFTTGPYLTRRTQAEERQDAPALRDSGAFFPEVTVTFAVTPGEHFHVPLLLNPFGYSVYRGS; encoded by the coding sequence GTGAGCACCCGCCCCGATCCCGGCAGCGAGCCCCGCGACCACACCCCCGCGTCCGTGTCCACGCACATCCTGGACACCAGCGCCGGGCGCCCCGCCCCCGACGTCGCCGTCTCGCTCGCGGCCCGCGGGGGACCCGGCGCCGCCTGGGTGACGCTCGGCGGCGCGCGGACCGACGCGGACGGGCGGTGCGCCGGGCTGCCGGCGCTGCCGGCGGACACCACGCACGTACGGCTCGACTTCACCACCGGGCCGTATCTCACCCGCAGGACACAGGCCGAGGAGCGGCAGGACGCCCCCGCGCTACGGGACAGCGGTGCGTTCTTCCCGGAAGTGACGGTCACCTTCGCCGTCACGCCGGGCGAGCACTTCCACGTACCGCTGCTGCTCAACCCGTTCGGCTACTCCGTTTACCGAGGGAGCTAG
- a CDS encoding helix-turn-helix domain-containing protein: protein MTAPRDHPLVAAVRPLVDAMGGELMAAGEAEPDDVVLAWEGEDVLAVRLPQLSESLDHILAALERRHGMPLAELDRKSKQSVVRVLEARGAFSVRHGVETVASALGVSRFTVYNYLNYANEQRAKAREDGEGQPPAGG from the coding sequence GTGACCGCGCCGCGCGACCACCCCCTCGTCGCCGCGGTCAGGCCGCTGGTGGACGCGATGGGCGGCGAGCTGATGGCGGCCGGGGAGGCCGAGCCCGACGACGTCGTGCTCGCCTGGGAGGGCGAGGACGTCCTCGCCGTACGGCTGCCGCAGCTCTCGGAGTCTTTGGACCACATCCTGGCCGCGCTGGAGCGCCGGCACGGCATGCCGCTGGCCGAGTTGGACCGTAAGTCCAAGCAATCGGTCGTCCGGGTCCTGGAGGCGCGCGGCGCCTTCTCCGTACGGCACGGCGTGGAGACGGTGGCGAGCGCGCTCGGCGTCAGCCGCTTCACGGTCTACAACTACCTGAACTACGCCAACGAGCAGCGGGCCAAGGCGCGCGAGGACGGCGAAGGGCAGCCCCCGGCGGGCGGTTGA